In Thunnus thynnus chromosome 13, fThuThy2.1, whole genome shotgun sequence, the following proteins share a genomic window:
- the or70b1 gene encoding odorant receptor 115-15 — MENYTFNSLTLELEGLKVTQVSMYPVFFFFLLSYIVIISANVGIVVLVFIDKSLHQPMYLLFCNLPVNDIVGNSIMVPRLLSDILLPPSERLISYYECVVQAFTTHMFGTTSHTVLMIMAFDRYVAICNPLRYAAIMTNKMVIKLTVSAWGVAFVLVGILLGLTIRLNRCRTLITNPFCDNASLFKLSCENVFINNIYGLTFTVVLFTASIGSMVLTYTKIAVVCLTSKNKSLNSKALKTCSTHLFVYLIMFLCGTFIIILHRFPQYSDYRKLSAILFHIIPGSLNPIIYGVQSKEIRKFLSKLFQPTKVLSSS, encoded by the coding sequence ATGGAAAACTACACATTCAACAGCCTTACCCTCGAGCTGGAGGGGTTAAAGGTCACACAGGTTTCCATGTAccctgtctttttctttttcttgttgtccTACATAGTTATTATATCAGCCAATGTCGGCATTGTTGTCCTAGTTTTCATTGACAAAAGCCTCCACCAGCCCATGTATCTCCTTTTTTGCAACCTGCCAGTCAATGACATTGTTGGGAATTCGATCATGGTGCCCCGTTTGCTTTCAGATATCTTGCTGCCTCCCTCTGAACGCCTCATTAGTTATTATGAATGTGTGGTCCAAGCTTTCACCACACACATGTTCGGCACCACTTCCCACACTGTGCTCATGATTATGGCCTTTGACAGATATGTTGCCATCTGCAATCCTCTACGCTATGCTGCCATAATGACCAACAAGATGGTGATCAAGCTGACGGTCTCTGCCTGGGGAGTGGCCTTTGTTTTGGTTGGGATTCTGCTCGGTCTGACCATACGGCTGAACCGATGCAGGACTCTGATCACAAACCCGTTCTGTGATAATGCCTCGCTGTTTAAACTCTCCTGTGagaatgtgtttattaataACATCTACGGCCTCACCTTCACTGTCGTTCTGTTCACAGCTTCTATAGGCAGCATGGTTCTCACTTATACTAAAATCGCAGTAGTTTGTTTGACGAGTAAGAACAAGTCTTTGAACAGTAAAGCCTTGAAGACCTGCAGCACTCATCTCTTTGTTTAtctaattatgtttttatgtggaACGTTCATCATCATCCTGCATCGCTTCCCCCAGTACTCAGACTACAGAAAACTCTctgccattttgtttcacatCATCCCCGGCAGCTTGAACCCTATTATTTATGGGGTACAGTCAAAAGAGATACGAAAATTCCTGTCAAAATTATTCCAGCCCACGAAGGTTTTGTCGTCATCATAA